In Methanobacteriaceae archaeon, a single window of DNA contains:
- a CDS encoding DMT family transporter encodes MKKIYLILPLLAGMMFGSGGVFVRTLMANGIDSTTLLFLRFSIAILPILIAILVTDRNLFKIYLKDIPLFLVCAMCIVGLNLCYNESMGSIPLSLAAVLLSLAPIYVLVIAYFAFREKITNKKLICMALAIFGCILMTGVLETDLSNLPVYGIIAGIGAGLFWAVYLIASKKSIENGKHTFTILIYSIVFISIGLIPFTNFGQITHFISLNPVLVIVFLIMHSTLSFALPYIFSTLSLNYIDSGISSIMLSGTEPFAALIFGLIFYSEVPTFMMSCGFILTIIAMMVLSKTENVEN; translated from the coding sequence ATGAAAAAAATCTATTTAATTTTACCACTTCTTGCAGGAATGATGTTTGGATCTGGAGGAGTATTCGTTCGAACATTAATGGCAAATGGAATTGATTCAACAACACTTCTTTTTTTAAGATTTTCAATAGCAATTCTTCCAATATTAATAGCCATTTTAGTAACTGACAGGAATTTGTTTAAAATATATTTAAAAGACATACCTTTGTTTTTAGTTTGTGCAATGTGTATTGTAGGACTTAACTTATGCTATAATGAGTCAATGGGAAGCATCCCTCTTTCACTGGCAGCAGTTTTATTATCACTTGCACCGATTTACGTTCTTGTAATAGCATATTTTGCATTTAGAGAAAAAATTACAAATAAAAAACTAATCTGTATGGCTCTAGCTATTTTTGGCTGTATTTTAATGACTGGAGTTTTAGAAACTGATTTAAGTAATCTTCCGGTTTACGGAATCATTGCAGGAATTGGTGCGGGGCTGTTTTGGGCAGTTTATCTAATAGCATCTAAAAAATCAATTGAAAATGGAAAACACACATTTACAATCCTAATTTACTCAATTGTTTTTATTTCAATAGGATTAATCCCATTTACCAATTTTGGCCAAATTACACATTTCATTTCACTTAATCCAGTGTTAGTTATAGTGTTTTTAATAATGCACTCAACATTATCATTTGCACTTCCATATATCTTCTCAACTTTAAGTTTAAACTATATAGACTCTGGAATTTCATCAATAATGCTATCAGGAACAGAACCTTTTGCAGCACTCATATTCGGATTGATATTCTACTCAGAAGTTCCAACATTTATGATGTCTTGCGGATTTATATTGACAATAATTGCAATGATGGTGTTAAGTAAAACTGAAAATGTTGAAAATTAA
- a CDS encoding glycosyltransferase family protein encodes MILSIIIPTYNEEDYLPVLLDSIKEQNFDDYEVIVADANSKDRTREIAEEYGCIVVDGGLPAVGRNNGAKVAKGDILLFLDSDLKLTDDYLRDVIYEFKMERLGIAITRMKPLSNKVEDKLFHDFANYFMISVEKIKPHGAGCYGIIAKRSLHEECNGFDESLTFGEDTDYIERLAKKERFRVLRNAKIGVSTRRLEEEGLTTLIRQYGKSTVNDFLGKRTEASDLNYNFDHGREKISENKMSKLEKGAEKLNSIRETYGDSKEKASEVKSKLISSSKRERDKKVVFYCVCGEGMGHAIRTGVIVDQIKDDYDVYLFSSDRAYEYLKSKFDNVYKIGGFNTVYINNKVNNLKTLASALKRNPSNMKAGYETLYKKARKLKPDVIVTDFEIYATVVSKLLSIPLISLDNIHMITQTKIDYPKKHYAEMVKAKGVIKTYVVKPKVHILTSFFYPRVRTNKNAIIYPPIIREDIMKLEPTQGDHVIVYQTSKESGQLVRKLKSLSNEKFIVYGFNKNEVDGNLTYKEFNEDVFYDDLASSKAVISNGGFTFISEAIYLKKPIYSVPAIGNFEQTLNGFYVEKLGYGEYHETMNAAKVKKFLSRLPKYQRKLETVKKTNNDGIIRELKYRIEKYSKN; translated from the coding sequence ATGATTTTAAGCATTATTATACCTACTTACAATGAAGAAGATTATCTTCCAGTTCTTCTGGATAGTATTAAAGAACAGAATTTTGACGATTATGAAGTTATTGTGGCGGATGCTAATTCAAAAGACCGCACACGTGAAATTGCTGAAGAATACGGTTGTATAGTAGTTGATGGGGGATTACCTGCTGTAGGTAGAAATAATGGTGCTAAAGTTGCAAAAGGAGACATTTTACTTTTCCTTGATTCTGATTTAAAATTAACCGATGATTATCTAAGAGATGTTATCTATGAATTTAAAATGGAAAGGCTTGGAATTGCAATTACTCGTATGAAACCGCTTTCAAACAAAGTTGAAGACAAGCTATTCCACGATTTTGCTAATTACTTCATGATTAGTGTTGAAAAAATTAAACCACATGGTGCAGGATGTTACGGAATAATTGCAAAAAGATCACTGCACGAAGAATGCAATGGATTTGATGAATCATTGACATTTGGAGAAGACACTGATTATATTGAAAGATTAGCTAAAAAAGAACGTTTTAGAGTTTTAAGAAATGCAAAAATTGGTGTTTCAACAAGAAGATTGGAAGAAGAAGGACTTACCACATTAATCAGACAATATGGAAAAAGTACAGTTAATGATTTTTTAGGCAAAAGAACTGAAGCTAGTGACTTAAACTATAACTTTGACCATGGCCGTGAAAAAATTAGTGAAAATAAAATGTCCAAACTTGAAAAAGGTGCAGAGAAGTTAAATAGTATTAGAGAAACTTACGGCGATTCAAAAGAAAAGGCAAGTGAAGTAAAATCCAAATTAATTAGTAGCTCAAAACGTGAAAGAGATAAAAAAGTAGTCTTTTATTGTGTTTGCGGTGAAGGAATGGGTCATGCAATAAGAACTGGAGTAATTGTTGATCAAATAAAAGACGACTATGATGTTTACTTGTTTTCAAGTGACAGAGCTTATGAATATCTTAAATCCAAATTTGACAACGTATACAAGATTGGAGGATTTAATACAGTTTATATCAACAATAAAGTTAATAATTTAAAAACTCTTGCAAGTGCTTTAAAGAGAAATCCTTCAAATATGAAAGCAGGATACGAAACATTGTATAAAAAAGCAAGAAAACTTAAACCAGACGTTATTGTAACTGATTTTGAAATTTACGCAACAGTAGTATCAAAACTTCTCAGTATTCCATTAATCAGCTTAGATAATATTCATATGATTACTCAAACAAAAATTGACTATCCAAAAAAGCATTATGCTGAAATGGTTAAAGCAAAAGGAGTAATCAAAACTTATGTCGTTAAACCAAAAGTACATATCCTTACAAGTTTCTTTTATCCAAGAGTAAGGACTAATAAAAACGCAATTATCTATCCGCCAATTATACGTGAAGATATAATGAAATTAGAACCTACACAGGGCGATCACGTAATTGTATACCAGACAAGTAAAGAAAGTGGACAGTTAGTTCGCAAGTTAAAATCACTTAGTAATGAAAAATTCATTGTTTACGGATTTAACAAAAACGAAGTTGACGGCAATTTGACCTATAAAGAGTTTAATGAAGATGTATTCTACGATGATTTAGCATCATCAAAAGCAGTTATCTCAAATGGAGGATTTACATTCATATCTGAAGCAATATATCTTAAAAAACCTATTTATTCAGTTCCAGCTATTGGAAACTTTGAACAGACATTAAACGGATTTTATGTTGAAAAACTTGGATATGGAGAATACCATGAAACTATGAATGCTGCTAAAGTTAAAAAGTTCCTCTCCAGACTTCCTAAATACCAAAGAAAGCTTGAGACTGTTAAAAAGACAAATAATGATGGAATCATTCGTGAATTGAAATACAGAATCGAAAAGTATTCCAAAAATTAA
- a CDS encoding Gar1/Naf1 family protein, giving the protein MKLLGKSLHIANSGKLIARTTKTPSPGAIVFNSNKKKIGKVGYVFGPTAHPYVSIRLFRFANRDEIAKKCGEKLFVSKPKSKKTRRRRMRSRQNKPQHKK; this is encoded by the coding sequence ATGAAATTATTAGGTAAAAGTTTGCATATTGCAAACTCAGGTAAATTAATAGCTCGTACAACCAAGACTCCGTCACCGGGGGCTATAGTGTTTAATAGTAACAAGAAGAAAATTGGTAAAGTAGGTTATGTTTTTGGACCTACAGCCCATCCTTATGTGTCAATTAGATTATTTAGATTTGCTAATAGGGATGAAATTGCGAAAAAATGTGGTGAGAAACTATTTGTATCAAAACCAAAATCCAAAAAGACTAGAAGAAGGAGGATGAGATCACGCCAGAACAAACCACAACACAAAAAGTAG